One Coffea arabica cultivar ET-39 chromosome 5c, Coffea Arabica ET-39 HiFi, whole genome shotgun sequence DNA window includes the following coding sequences:
- the LOC113689412 gene encoding uncharacterized protein translates to MSVTEYETQFTKLSKFAPELIATEPRKVRRFIQGLNVELQEALAAVQINTFTEVLEKALRIETVRTQVRNFHAKRKGAPSGAQGSVRGERSMPPAKSGRGAGGGRFSNTFRGSAPRGNAQRGGQGGRGQGRGFTQGGQTSTPRVTCGYCGKSNHTEDECWRKARKCLRCGSADHQMVNCPLINDTQSTARSNPKPTTAGGARSRVPARVYSLDQTTVPEPTRVLEGMDWLVHYHARVDCKMKVVEFCIPGEATLKLDVRGMIASSALISGIRARKLLSRGARGYLAFLINTPGEKTKLEDMPVISEFPDVFPEELKSLPPEREVEFKVDLVPRTTPISKTPYRMAPAELKELKVQLQNLLERGFIHESESSWGAPVLFVKKKDGSLRLCIDYRGLNAVTIKNKYPLPHIDELFDQLQGAVVFSKLDLRQGYYQLRVKKEDVPKMAFNTRYGHFEFAVMPFGLTNAPAAFMDLMHRVFKPYLDRFVVVFIDDILVYSRSREEHEQHLRIVLQTLREHQLFAKFSKCEFWLESVAFLGHIISKDGLAVDPAKVEAVAKWKQPENPTECESSFQELKKQLTVAPVLALPSGSDSYTVYTDASKEGLGCVLMQNRNVIAYASQKLKTHEQNYPTHDLELAAVVFALKKWRHYLYGVTFEVFTDHKSLKYLFSQKELNLRQRRWVEFLEDYDSLYGRRCRSPIHWDEVGERKVIDPATIPWVEEAYEKVKVIRQRLQTAQSRQKSYADHRRKDLEFEIGDKVFLRITPLKGKIRSGKGKKLQPRYIVPFNILQRIGKVAYRLELPASLSRIHDVFHVSLLKKYHPDPTHILPPEDVELDESLTYEERPIQILDRKVKDLRNKQIPLVKVLWKHHEVEEATWELEKDMQEKYLGLFTTKDTDSSGGVGPSQPAPTDIPTEVPIDVPEVPTDVPTDVPTDAPVVEPYLAGPVCRVITYQEVPGGPVQRWSPARKIRRCDCWRTYSYPDRVVLAVDDERRRLGSTNRRCFAEIERLQATLRDQGARIRELEAAVLAEQQQSDAYRDQAHATTGRLMRVVGDIRDRTDRILTECEALVEDVIQDLAEEGQAPVVPEVPGTPEEDPDEDPEEDPGEEPSASSESVGSASSQTTC, encoded by the exons atgagtgtaactgagtatgagacccAGTTTACCAAATTGTCCAAATTCGCTCCCGAATTGATTGCCACGGAACCAAGGAAAGTACGAAGGTTTATACAAGGGTTAAATGTGGAattacaagaagccttagcaGCGGTTCAAATCAATACTTTCACGGAGGTTCTGGAGAAGGCCTTGAGGATAGAAACTGTTAGGACGCAAGTAAGGAATTTCCACGCTAAGCGGAAAGGGGCACCTAGTGGAGCCCAAGGGTCGGTACGAGGCGAGCGGAGCATGCCACCTGCTAAATCCGGTCGtggagctggaggtggacgaTTCTCAAACACGTTTAGGGGCAGTGCTCCGAGAGGGAATGCCCAGAGGGGAGGCCAAGGTGGTAGAGGTCAAGGTAGAGGTTTTACTCAGGGAGGTCAAACCTCCACTCCCCGAGTGACATGTGGGTATTGTGGAAAATCGAACCACACTGAGGACGAGTGCTGGAGAAAGGCTCGGAAGTGCTTGAGGTGCGGAAGTGCGGATCATCAGATGGTCAATTGTCCGCTAATCAATGACACTCAGTCGACTGCCAGGTCAAACCCAAAGCCGACTACTGCTGGAGGGGCCAGGTCGAGGGTACCGGCCAGAGTGTACTCGCTAGATCAAACAACTGTGCCTGAACCAACCAGGGTGCTAGAAG gtatggattggctagttCATTATCATGCTCGGGTAGATTGTAAGATGAAGgtggttgaattttgtataccgGGGGAGGCAACACTAAAGCTTGATGTGAGGGGTATGATAGCCTCTTCTGCACTTATTTCCGGTataagggctaggaaattgcttagtcgTGGGGCTCGTGGTTACCTAGCCTTCCTAATTAACACTCCAGGAGAAAAGACTAAGTTGGAAGACATGCCAGTAATCAGTGAATTCCCGGACGTATTTCCGGAGGAGTTGAAGTCCTTGCCACCTGAAAGGGAGGTGGAATTTAAGGTTGATTTAGTACCCAGAACCACTCCCATTTCTAAAACTCCTTATCGtatggcacctgctgagcttAAGGAATTAAAGGTGCAATTACAGAACTTGCTAGAACGGGGGTTTATACATGAGAGCGAGTCGTCGTGGGGAGCTCCAgtgttatttgttaaaaagaaagacgGAAGTTTGAGGTTGTGTATTGACTATCGAGGGCTGAATGCAGTaactattaagaataaatatcctttgccccacATAGATGAGTTATTTGATCAGTTACAAGGGGCTGTAGTATTTTCTAAGTTGGACCTGCGACAAGGGTATTATCAATTAAGAGTTAAGaaggaggatgtgccaaaaatGGCGTTTAAtactcgatatgggcattttgagttcgcagtgatgccttttggtttaaccaATGCCCCAGCAGCATTCATGGATCTGATGCATCGAGTGTTCaaaccttacttggataggtttgtagtggtgttcattgatgatatcttaGTGTATTCGAGGTCAAGGGAAGAACATGAACAACATTTGCGGATAGTactgcaaaccctaagagagcaccaacTGTTTGCTAAAttcagtaagtgtgaattttggttggaaagtGTGGCGTTCCTAGGTcacataatttcaaaagatggcCTTGCTGTAGACCCGGCAAAAGTGGAAGCTGTGGCTAAGTGGAAGCAGCCAGAAAATCCTACAGAG tgtgaaagtagtttccaagagCTTAAGAAACAATTGACTGTGGCTCCAGTTTTAGCTTTGCCTAGTGGGAGTGATAGTTAtacggtttataccgatgcttcgaaAGAAGGGCTAGGGTGCGTGTTGATGCAgaataggaatgtgattgcctaCGCATCCCAAAAGTTAAAAACTCATGAgcaaaattacccgacccatgatttggagctTGCAGCTGTAGTGttcgctttgaagaaatggcgaCATTATCTTTATGGTGTAACTTTTGAGGTTTTTACGGATCATAAAAGTCTTAAGTATCTGTTTTCCCAGAAGGAGTTGAATctaagacaacgtcggtgggtAGAGTTCTTGGAGGACTATGACt ccTTGTATGGACGACGGTGTCGATCCCCaatccattgggatgaagtaggagagagaaaagtaATAGATCCAGCTACtataccatgggttgaggaagcctaTGAAAAGGTGAAAGTGATCCGCCAGAGACTTCAAACAGCCCAAAGCCGTCAGAAAAGCTATGCCGATCATAGGaggaaagacttggagtttgaaataGGGGATAAGGTGTTTCTCCGGATTACACCATTAAAGGGAAAGATTAGatcaggaaaaggaaaaaagttgcaaccacgaTACATAGTACCTTTCAATATACTGCAGCGAATAGGAAAAGTGGCTTATCGACTTGAGTTGCCAGCTAGTTTATCTAGGATCCATGACGTTTTCCACGtttctttgcttaagaaataccatccAGATCCGACTCACATTTTGCCACCCGAAGATGTTGAACTTGACGAGTCTTTAACCTATGAAGAACGACCTATTCAAAtactggatcgaaaggtgaaggacttgagaaacaagcagattcctttAGTAAAGGTACTATGGAAGCATCACGAAGTggaagaagcaacttgggagctAGAAAAGGATATGCAAGAAAAGTATCTTGGCCTGTTCACGacaaaag ACACTGACTCTTCTGGGGGTGTTGGACCGTCCCAGCCCGCACCTACTGACATACCGACGGAGGTACCTATTGATGTGCCTGAGGTGCCTACTGACGTACCTACTGACGTACCTACTGACGCTCCCGTGGTCGAGCCATATCTAGCGGGCCCTGTATGCCGTGTGATCACATACCAGGAGGTTCCCGGCGGGCCAGTGCAGCGGTGGTCCCCAGCGCGCAAGATCCGGCGCTGTGATTGCTGGAGGACCTACTCCTATCCAGACCGAGTAGTGCTCGCCGTGGATGACGAGCGGAGACGATTGGGTAGCACCAATCGTAGGTGCTTTGCGGAGATAGAGCGTCTCCAGGCCACTCTCCGAGATCAGGGAGCTCGGATACGCGAGTTGGAGGCCGCAGTTCTGGCAGAGCAGCAGCAGTCAGATGCTTACCGTGACCAGGCTCATGCGACGACTGGACGCCTGATGCGAGTCGTTGGGGATATACGAGACCGGACCGACCGCATCCTGACCGAGTGCGAGGCACTTGTAGAGGATGTGATACAGGACTTGGCCGAGGAAGGCCAAGCGCCTGTAGTTCCTGAGGTCCCTGGTACTCCTGAGGAGGATCCGGatgaggatcctgaggaggacccAGGGGAGGAGCCGAGCGCGTCCTCAGAGTCGGTTGGGTCGGCGTCTAGCCAGACCACTTGTTAG
- the LOC113689413 gene encoding uncharacterized protein has translation MKISRSGPSINHIFFVDDSLIFCKADTNQAEEVLRILETSEKDSGQMINMEKSSVFFSKNVAQEDQKEICNRLGNLKMVHQGKYLGLPMVITRTKEQIFGYIRDKCQKTISNWCNKKLSQAGKEVLLKAIIMAMPTYAMSCFKLLVKLCKDIHALMARFWWGGDNEKRKVH, from the coding sequence ATGAAAATTAGTCGAAGTGGACCATCAATCAATCACATTTTCTTTGTAGATGATTCCCTGATTTTCTGCAAAGCTGATACAAATCAAGCTGAAGAGGTGCTGAGGATATTGGAAACATCTGAAAAAGATTCAGGACAAATGATAAACATGGAAAAGTCTTCAGTTTTCTTTAGCAAGAATGTGGCACAGGAAGatcaaaaagaaatttgcaacaGACTAGGAAATTTAAAAATGGTGCATCAAGGAAAATATTTGGGGTTGCCAATGGTCATAACCAGAACCAAGGAACAAATCTTTGGATATATCAGAGACAAGTGCCAGAAAACTATCTCTAATTGGTGCAACAAGAAGCTTAGCCAAGCAGGAAAAGAGGTGTTACTGAAAGCAATTATCATGGCTATGCCAACCTATGCAATGTCCTGTTTCAAGCTTCTAGTGAAGTTGTGTAAGGATATACATGCCTTAATGGCAAGATTCTGGTGGGGAGGGGAtaatgaaaaaaggaaagttCACTGA
- the LOC140007329 gene encoding uncharacterized protein, whose amino-acid sequence MSVTEYETQFTKLSKFAPELIATEPRKVRRFIQGLNVELQEALAAVQINTFTEVLEKALRIETVRTQVRNFHAKRKGAPSGAQGSVRGERSMPPAKSGRGAGGGRFSNTFRGSAPRGNAQRGGQGGRGQGRGFTQGGQTSTPRVTCGYCGKSNHTEDECWRKARKCLRCGSADHQMVNCPLINDTQSTARSNPKPTTAGGARSRVPARVYSLDQTTVPEPTRVLEGMDWLVHYHARVDCKMKVVEFCIPGEATLKLDVRGMIASSALISGIRARKLLSRGARGYLAFLINTPGEKTKLEDMPVISEFPDVFPEELKSLPPEREVEFKVDLVPRTTPISKTPYRMAPAELKELKVQLQNLLERGFIHESESSWGAPVLFVKKKDGSLRLCIDYRGLNAVTIKNKYPLPHIDELFDQLQGAVVFSKLDLRQGYYQLRVKKEDVPKMAFNTRYGHFEFAVMPFGLTNAPAAFMDLMHRVFKPYLDRFVVVFIDDILVYSRSREEHEQHLRIVLQTLREHQLFAKFSKCEFWLESVAFLGHIISKDGLAVDPAKVEAVAKWKQPENPTECESSFQELKKQLTVAPVLALPSGSDSYTVYTDASKEGLGCVLMQNRNVIAYASQKLKTHEQNYPTHDLELAAVVFALKKWRHYLYGVTFEVFTDHKSLKYLFSQKELNLRQRRWVEFLEDYDCTINYHPGKANVVVDALSRKAQLASSIVREWSLLEDVCEWKPRLEPEKVVFGNIEAKSALMERIKEGQVKDPIVQKWVERVKKGELPNFNLSPDEILKFRNRVVVPRDEELKREILEESHCSSYHSSIQMAPYEALYGRRCRSPIHWDEVGERKVIDPATIPWVEEAYEKVKVIRQRLQTAQSRQKSYADHRRKDLEFEIGDKVFLRITPLKGKIRSGKGKKLQPRYIVPFNILQRIGKVAYRLELPASLSRIHDVFHVSLLKKYHPDPTHILPPEDVELDESLTYEERPIQILDRKVKDLRNKQIPLVKVLWKHHEVEEATWELEKDMQEKYLGLFTTKAC is encoded by the exons atgagtgtaactgagtatgagacccAGTTTACCAAATTGTCCAAATTCGCTCCCGAATTGATTGCCACGGAACCAAGGAAAGTACGAAGGTTTATACAAGGGTTAAATGTGGAattacaagaagccttagcaGCGGTTCAAATCAATACTTTCACGGAGGTTCTGGAGAAGGCCTTGAGGATAGAAACTGTTAGGACGCAAGTAAGGAATTTCCACGCTAAGCGGAAAGGGGCACCTAGTGGAGCCCAAGGGTCGGTACGAGGCGAGCGGAGCATGCCACCTGCTAAATCCGGTCGtggagctggaggtggacgaTTCTCAAACACGTTTAGGGGCAGTGCTCCGAGAGGGAATGCCCAGAGGGGAGGCCAAGGTGGTAGAGGTCAAGGTAGAGGTTTTACTCAGGGAGGTCAAACCTCCACTCCCCGAGTGACATGTGGGTATTGTGGAAAATCGAACCACACTGAGGACGAGTGCTGGAGAAAGGCTCGGAAGTGCTTGAGGTGCGGAAGTGCGGATCATCAGATGGTCAATTGTCCGCTAATCAATGACACTCAGTCGACTGCCAGGTCAAACCCAAAGCCGACTACTGCTGGAGGGGCCAGGTCGAGGGTACCGGCCAGAGTGTACTCGCTAGATCAAACAACTGTGCCTGAACCAACCAGGGTGCTAGAAG gtatggattggctagttCATTATCATGCTCGGGTAGATTGTAAGATGAAGgtggttgaattttgtataccgGGGGAGGCAACACTAAAGCTTGATGTGAGGGGTATGATAGCCTCTTCTGCACTTATTTCCGGTataagggctaggaaattgcttagtcgTGGGGCTCGTGGTTACCTAGCCTTCCTAATTAACACTCCAGGAGAAAAGACTAAGTTGGAAGACATGCCAGTAATCAGTGAATTCCCGGACGTATTTCCGGAGGAGTTGAAGTCCTTGCCACCTGAAAGGGAGGTGGAATTTAAGGTTGATTTAGTACCCAGAACCACTCCCATTTCTAAAACTCCTTATCGtatggcacctgctgagcttAAGGAATTAAAGGTGCAATTACAGAACTTGCTAGAACGGGGGTTTATACATGAGAGCGAGTCGTCGTGGGGAGCTCCAgtgttatttgttaaaaagaaagacgGAAGTTTGAGGTTGTGTATTGACTATCGAGGGCTGAATGCAGTaactattaagaataaatatcctttgccccacATAGATGAGTTATTTGATCAGTTACAAGGGGCTGTAGTATTTTCTAAGTTGGACCTGCGACAAGGGTATTATCAATTAAGAGTTAAGaaggaggatgtgccaaaaatGGCGTTTAAtactcgatatgggcattttgagttcgcagtgatgccttttggtttaaccaATGCCCCAGCAGCATTCATGGATCTGATGCATCGAGTGTTCaaaccttacttggataggtttgtagtggtgttcattgatgatatcttaGTGTATTCGAGGTCAAGGGAAGAACATGAACAACATTTGCGGATAGTactgcaaaccctaagagagcaccaacTGTTTGCTAAAttcagtaagtgtgaattttggttggaaagtGTGGCGTTCCTAGGTcacataatttcaaaagatggcCTTGCTGTAGACCCGGCAAAAGTGGAAGCTGTGGCTAAGTGGAAGCAGCCAGAAAATCCTACAGAG tgtgaaagtagtttccaagagCTTAAGAAACAATTGACTGTGGCTCCAGTTTTAGCTTTGCCTAGTGGGAGTGATAGTTAtacggtttataccgatgcttcgaaAGAAGGGCTAGGGTGCGTGTTGATGCAgaataggaatgtgattgcctaCGCATCCCAAAAGTTAAAAACTCATGAgcaaaattacccgacccatgatttggagctTGCAGCTGTAGTGttcgctttgaagaaatggcgaCATTATCTTTATGGTGTAACTTTTGAGGTTTTTACGGATCATAAAAGTCTTAAGTATCTGTTTTCCCAGAAGGAGTTGAATctaagacaacgtcggtgggtAGAGTTCTTGGAGGACTATGACtgtacaattaactaccatcctgGAAAGGCCAACGTTGTAGTAGATGCTTTAAGCCGGAaggctcaactagcaagttcTATAGTGAGAGAGTGGAGCCTATTGGAAGATgtatgtgagtggaaacctCGTTTGGAACCGGAAAAGGTGgtttttggaaatattgaggCGAAATCGGCATTGATGGAACGAATCAAAGAGGGCCAAGTGAAGGATCCAATAGTGCAGAAGTGGGTAGAGAGAGTGAAGAAAGGGGAGTTACCTAATTTTAATCTAAGCCCTGATGAAATTTTAAAGTTTCGAAATCGTGTCGTGGTACCTAGGGATGAGGAATTGAAAAGGGAGATTTTAGAAGAATCACATTGctctag ttatcattcctctattcaaatggccccatatgaagccTTGTATGGACGACGGTGTCGATCCCCaatccattgggatgaagtaggagagagaaaagtaATAGATCCAGCTACtataccatgggttgaggaagcctaTGAAAAGGTGAAAGTGATCCGCCAGAGACTTCAAACAGCCCAAAGCCGTCAGAAAAGCTATGCCGATCATAGGaggaaagacttggagtttgaaataGGGGATAAGGTGTTTCTCCGGATTACACCATTAAAGGGAAAGATTAGatcaggaaaaggaaaaaagttgcaaccacgaTACATAGTACCTTTCAATATACTGCAGCGAATAGGAAAAGTGGCTTATCGACTTGAGTTGCCAGCTAGTTTATCTAGGATCCATGACGTTTTCCACGtttctttgcttaagaaataccatccAGATCCGACTCACATTTTGCCACCCGAAGATGTTGAACTTGACGAGTCTTTAACCTATGAAGAACGACCTATTCAAAtactggatcgaaaggtgaaggacttgagaaacaagcagattcctttAGTAAAGGTACTATGGAAGCATCACGAAGTggaagaagcaacttgggagctAGAAAAGGATATGCAAGAAAAGTATCTTGGCCTGTTCACGacaaaag catgTTGA
- the LOC113689411 gene encoding putative late blight resistance protein homolog R1A-3, translating into MASTSITCISSTLDDLQALENGYPEFPNWPQKYLRRKLRHLRTFLLCARKYSNDDVQLPFDNKKNQANNHHASLEALAVRIGEAIPKWAKEIQSSYQPWKVVHHLEKDLGSFEQEICEWYVVFLGSSSRQSSNSVVRKDDLMEFMDSLLENLVNFRPKSRLAHQVRLIKALEEKLAFMKNFIRFLTLHDVENTELGPLLVHTEAVAINAAGLSYKFQFKKGFGSPEDIKESISELPQKIFPVEPQVLETCMQALIASKLSRQSYGDTDEHILRDFYHSLLCNLWEILKHGTCPVILRQLQMFYEGLDSLRNILKEKPKEFDEKVRDPTRVVKCYGGDFISPLSLNAIKDAIQAKDMDIVCSELSEIIKLIDAVITEKCPESSSFNFPKTNGLGFVDSLLKKMMDVTSSEAGSIALIDHPIQKVQEELVCLRSLLRKIVGLQNEDEEVQGIWNRIVGVAYRIEFLIDSLITGNIIDSSSMSIHSILAEMNIIKAAALKICDSERLGGKVKEVTKRFNHMPQEGSKPIVNDVVVGFEDETASIINGLRHGSCQVKIVSIVGMPGQGKTTLARKVYNSSSVTSYFHKRAWCTVSQVYHKRNLLFEILTCIESKLPEDVFKMGEEDLALEVKRHLLKNRYLIVLDDVWDIDAWNGLEASFPDDRNGSRVILTSRLRGVAPQDKLDHEPYSLRQLTPNETWDLLKLKLYPGQDLAPPELCEIRQQVVEMCQGLPLTVVILAGILSRMDRYGWKEAVEGLSSRNVSSTEQCTATLELSYKHLPDTLKACFLYFGAFPEDREHNTKRLISLWVAEGFVQKTHLKRSEDVGNDYLMELISRSLVIVSKPRSIDGVKACRIHDLLYEFCVTKAKEEKLLQQVRRYDDFSAFTVPCYPRRLCIIDSKLEHFDNLRLFSPAIRSLLLFSHDEDSISFDLRFIFHIIKLVRVLDLSQIGLDPFPREVELLVHLRYLAILGRGKISLPSSVCNLPNLETLIWRNSSTHRSVSLPDTIWNLKKLRHLQLIDEVDKHYCFFFPRHNLDNSSQLRDLDFLSCLSLDPEENISKLLRKFPNIRKLRCSVNLKPDVQYHVVMDCLSQLESLSLSCVIYGGDRYQLDFQFPLTIKKLTLSYFRMPWSKMAAIGNLPNLEVLKLLKQAFEGEIWEMEVEKFPKVCFLKLASLNIAKWTASSEYDEQDYFPGLQKLVLDRCGALQEIPSCLRNSSALEIIEVSKCPNCTSSLEEIQEEQRSNGNTDLKILIS; encoded by the coding sequence ATGGCCTCCACTAGTATCACTTGTATTTCTTCCACCTTGGATGATCTGCAAGCGCTGGAGAACGGTTATCCAGAATTTCCAAATTGGCCGCAGAAGTACCTGAGACGCAAGCTAAGACATCTGAGAACATTTCTTCTGTGTGCGAGAAAATACAGCAACGATGATGTGCAATTACCATTTGACAACAAAAAGAACCAGGCAAATAATCATCATGCAAGCCTAGAAGCTCTGGCAGTTCGGATTGGCGAAGCCATTCCCAAGTGGGCAAAGGAGATCCAATCTTCTTATCAGCCTTGGAAAGTGGTCCATCATTTAGAAAAAGACTTGGGATCCTtcgaacaagaaatttgcgaaTGGTACGTCGTTTTCTTGGGTTCCTCGTCACGGCAGTCCAGTAATTCGGTCGTTCGAAAAGATGACCTTATGGAATTCATGGATTCTCTTCTGGAGAATCTAGTGAATTTTCGTCCAAAGAGTCGGCTGGCACATCAAGTTCGACTAATTAAAGCCCTTGAAGAGAAGCTGGCGTTCATGAAAAACTTCATCCGTTTTCTCACACTGCATGACGTTGAAAACACAGAATTGGGACCCTTGTTGGTTCACACTGAAGCTGTGGCTATCAATGCAGCAGGCCTCTCTTATAAGTTCCAGTTTAAGAAGGGTTTCGGATCTCCCGAGGATATCAAGGAAAGCATTTCGGAACTGCCGCAGAAGATTTTTCCTGTTGAACCGCAAGTCCTTGAGACTTGTATGCAGGCCCTGATTGCTTCAAAATTATCAAGACAATCATACGGAGATACAGATGAGCACATATTGAGAGACTTCTACCATTCTCTCCTGTGTAATCTTTGGGAGATACTAAAGCATGGTACTTGTCCTGTGATTTTGCGTCAACTACAAATGTTTTACGAGGGGCTAGACTCCTTGAGAAACATTTTGAAGGAGAAGCCAAAGGAGTTCGATGAGAAAGTAAGAGATCCTACTCGAGTCGTGAAATGTTATGGAGGAGATTTTATTTCCCCACTCTCTCTGAATGCAATCAAAGACGCTATACAAGCCAAGGATATGGATATCGTGTGTTCTGAGTTATCCGAAATAATTAAGCTCATCGATGCAGTAATCACAGAGAAGTGTCCAGAATCATCATCATTCAATTTTCCTAAGACCAATGGACTGGGCTTTGTTGATTCCCTTCTAAAAAAGATGATGGATGTGACAAGTTCTGAGGCTGGCTCGATTGCTTTGATCGATCATCCAATTCAAAAAGTCCAGGAAGAACTTGTTTGTTTACGTTCTTTGCTGCGGAAAATTGTGGGCCTGCAAAATGAAGATGAGGAGGTCCAGGGAATTTGGAATCGTATTGTTGGGGTGGCATACAGGATAGAGTTTCTTATTGACTCCTTAATTACTGGAAATATCATAGATTCTTCTTCAATGTCCATTCATTCCATTTTAGCAGAAATGAACATCATTAAAGCTGCGGCCTTGAAGATTTGTGATAGCGAAAGACTTGGTGGAAAAGTTAAGGAAGTAACGAAGAGATTCAATCACATGCCACAAGAAGGAAGTAAGCCAATAGTCAATGATGTGGTGGTGGGATTCGAGGATGAGACAGCATCGATAATCAATGGACTCAGACATGGATCATGCCAAGTGAAAATTGTTTCCATTGTGGGTATGCCAGGACAAGGTAAGACAACTTTAGCCAGAAAAGTTTACAATAGTTCTTCAGTTACGTCCTATTTTCATAAGCGGGCTTGGTGTACTGTTTCTCAAGTAtaccacaagagaaatctgttatttgaaattttgacttgCATTGAATCCAAGCTTCCTGAAGATGTTTTTAAGATGGGTGAAGAAGATCTGGCTCTTGAAGTCAAAAGACATTTGCTGAAAAATAGATATCTCATTGTTTTGGACGATGTATGGGACATTGATGCATGGAACGGATTGGAAGCCTCATTCCCTGATGATAGAAATGGAAGTAGAGTTATCTTGACAAGTCGGCTCCGTGGTGTTGCTCCGCAAGACAAACTCGACCATGAACCATATTCTCTTCGTCAACTCACTCCTAATGAGACCTGGGATTTGCTAAAATTGAAGTTATACCCTGGACAAGATTTGGCTCCTCCAGAACTATGCGAAATTCGACAACAAGTCGTGGAAATGTGTCAAGGACTACCTCTTACGGTTGTCATTCTTGCCGGAATTCTCTCAAGGATGGACCGATATGGTTGGAAAGAAGCTGTGGAAGGTTTAAGTTCAAGGAATGTTTCTAGTACAGAACAATGTACCGCTACATTGGAGCTGAGTTACAAACATTTACCTGATACTTTGAAGgcatgttttctttattttggagcCTTTCCAGAAGACCGTGAACACAATACCAAGAGGTTGATTTCTCTATGGGTCGCTGAAGGTTTTGTTCAAAAAACTCATCTCAAGAGATCAGAGGATGTGGGAAATGATTACCTGATGGAACTTATTAGCAGAAGCTTGGTCATAGTTTCGAAACCAAGATCCATTGATGGGGTCAAAGCTTGTCGCATTCACGATTTGTTATATGAGTTTTGTGTGACAAAAGCCAAAGAAGAAAAGCTTTTGCAGCAGGTACGTAGGTATGATGACTTCTCTGCTTTCACTGTGCCATGCTACCCACGCCGCTTATGCATTATTGATTCTAAGCTCGAGCACTTTGACAACTTGAGGTTATTTTCTCCTGCCATACGCAGTCTATTATTATTCAGTCACGATGAAGACAGTATTAGTTTTGACCTCCGATTCATTTTTCACATCATCAAACTTGTTAGAGTGTTAGATTTGAGCCAAATTGGACTCGACCCCTTTCCTAGAGAGGTAGAACTGCTTGTTCACTTGCGCTACTTGGCGATTCTAGGTCGAGGTAAAATCAGTCTCCCATCATCAGTATGCAATCTCCCGAACTTGGAAACTTTGATTTGGCGAAATTCTTCAACTCATCGTTCAGTTTCACTACCAGATACCATATGGAACCTGAAGAAACTAAGGCATTTACAGCTAATTGATGAGGTCGATAAgcattattgtttttttttccctagaCACAATCTTGACAACTCGTCACAGTTGCGTGACTTAGATTTCTTGTCCTGTTTGTCTCTCGATCCTGAGGAAAACATCAGCAAGCTGTTGAGAAAGTTTCCAAATATCCGCAAGCTGAGATGCTCTGTCAATCTGAAGCCAGATGTTCAATATCATGTAGTAATGGATTGTCTAAGTCAGTTGGAATCACTCAGTCTGAGTTGCGTTATTTATGGAGGTGACCGATATCAGTTAGATTTCCAATTTCCTTTGACTATTAAAAAATTGACCCTATCTTATTTTCGCATGCCATGGAGCAAAATGGCAGCAATTGGAAATCTACCCAATCTTGAGGTGCTCAAATTACTCAAACAAGCCTTTGAGGGGGAAATATGGGAAATGGAAGTAGAGAAGTTCCCTAAAGTTTGTTTCTTGAaattagcttccttgaacattGCGAAGTGGACAGCCTCCTCCGAGTACGACGAGCAGGACTATTTTCCTGGTCTCCAGAAGTTAGTATTGGATCGCTGTGGAGCATTGCAGGAGATCCCTTCTTGTTTGAGAAATAGTTCTGCCCTTGAAATAATTGAGGTGTCAAAATGTCCCAACTGTACCAGTTCATTAGAAGAAATTCAGGAAGAGCAAAGAAGCAACGGAAATACCGATCTGAAGATCCTTATCTCATAA